Within the Thermostichus lividus PCC 6715 genome, the region CCCACGCTCTGTTCGTAGGAGGAGCGTCGGGTAGTTTACCAAGTACACTGAAGAATAGTGCTTGTACAGCCTAGTATTTATCGCGTTGTTAGGAAAGCTATGTTATGTCAGTGATTCAGGAGCTTCATCGGCAATTGGTTAAAAAAGAACGCTCCGCCACTGAAATTACCCAAGCCTATCTGGAGCGGATTCAGGCATTGGAGCCAACTCTGCACAGTTTTTTGACGGTGACTGGCGATCGCGCTCTTGAGCAAGCAGCAGCCGTGGATCGGCAGATTGCTGCCGGTGAGACGATTGGTCTTTTGAGTGGTATTCCTTTGGCCATTAAGGACAACCTCTGCACCTACGGAGTTCGTACCACCTGTGCGTCAAAAATGCTGGCTGACTTTGTGCCGCCTTACGAATCGACGGTGACGGCAAAACTGCACCAAGCGGGAGCGGTTATGCTGGGCAAAACCAATCTGGATGAGTTTGCCATGGGGAGCTCCACGGAAAACTCTGCCTTTGGCTTGACCGCCAATCCGTGGAACGTTGAATGCGTCCCCGGTGGCTCCTCGGGAGGCTCCGCTGCTGCCGTGGCTGCTGGAGAATGTGCCGCAGCCTTGGGGTCGGATACCGGGGGATCCATTCGCCAGCCGGCATCCTTTTGTGGGGTCGTCGGTCTCAAGCCCACCTATGGGTTGGTGTCGCGCTACGGCTTGGTGGCCTACGCCTCCTCCTTGGATCAAATTGGGCCGTTGGCACCCACGGTTACCGATGCCGCGATTTTATTGGGGGCGATCGCTGGCCACGATCCTCGCGATGCCACCAGCTTAAAGGTACCGGTTCCAGACTATACCCAAGCGCTGCGGCCAGATCTCAAAGGACTGCGGGTTGGGGTGATTCAAGAAACCGTTAGCGAGGGGCTACAGCCAGAGGTGAAAACCGCCATTGAAGCGGCGCTGCAAACCCTCAAAGAATTAGGAGCCACCCTTAAGGAACTCTCCTGTCCCCGTTTTGCCTACGGCTTGCCCACCTATTACATCATTGCGCCGTCGGAAGCCTCCGCTAACCTAGCGCGCTACGATGGCGTTAACTTTGGCTTCCGGGTTGAGGGGGCAGCGGATTTGCTAGAGATGTACACCCAAACCCGTGCCCAAGGCTTTGGGGCAGAGGTGAAGCGGCGGATCATGATTGGCACCTACGCCCTCTCGGCAGGCTACTACGATGCGTACTACCTGCGCGCGCAAAAAGTCCGCACCCTGATCAAAGAGGATTTTGCCAACGCTTTTGAGCAGGTGGATGTGTTGATTTGCCCGACCTCACCTACCACCGCCTTCAAAGCAGGCGAGAAAACTGCTGACCCCCTGAGTATGTACCTGTCGGATTTGATGACCATTCCCATTAATCTCGCGGGACTGCCCGGCCTCAGCTTACCCTGTGGGTTTGATGCCACCGGTTTACCCATTGGCCTGCAACTCATTGGCAATGTCCTGCAGGAAGAAACCCTTTTCCGGGTTGCGTATGCTTACGAGCAAGCCACACCGTGGCACCAGCAGCAGCCCAGCTTAGGGATTTAGATTTTTGGCCAGAGCTTGGCTAAAATGGGTCAGGTTGATCGGCAATACTAGTGTTAACGTTAACGGTAGACATCTGCAATGACCACCTACTACTACGTTCTTGCGAGTAAGAAATTTCTCACTGAAGAAGAACCCCTTGAGGAAGTCTTTCGCGAGCGGCAGCGCAACTACCGCGAGCAGGGCAAGGAAATTGACTTTTGGCTAGTGCCCCAGCCCGCCTTCTTGGAACAGCCCCAGTTTGCTGAGCACAAGAGCCGCTGTCCCCAGCCCGCCGCCGCCATTATTTCCACCAACCAGCAATTTATCCAGTGGTTGAAGCTGCGGTTGGAGTACGTTTTGATGGGGCAGTTCACCAGTGAAGAGGTGCCTCATCCTCTAGCCTCTTTGGCCGAGGTCTAGGGGCACGAGCGAGCCACGGCGGGGTTTTGCGTGCGGTAATCTTGGAGCCAGCCACAGGCAGCAGTTATCAACTCTGGCAACGAGGCAAGGGGCGTAACAATGACTTCGTCATCTTCGGTGCCGACGGCAATGTAGAGATTTCTTTGTCCTTGGATGTCAACGCTGTAGGGAATGGCTCGAATATCGTCGAGTAGGGTAATGAGTTGCCCTGAGCGGTTCCAGACGCGAACACTGCGATCGGGGGAGGCGGTGGCAATGGTTTGACCATCGGGGCTAAGGCTGAGGCTGACAATGCTGCGCTGGTGAGCACGAAACGAGCGGCGATCGCCCCCCTGAGACGTCCAGATATACACCGAGCCACTTTCACCCGCTGCCACAAGAGACTGACCATCGGCGCTAAACAGAACGCTTGCCAACCACCCCTGTTGGGGATCAAGGCGATAGGCCAAGCGATCGCGACGGATATTCCAGACTTCGATGACGCCAGCTTGCCCAGCACTGGCGAGTAGTGGCCGCTCTGGATGAAAACTTAAGCTCCAGATTTCCCCTTTGGCTTGCCATTGACGGATGTGCTCTGGCTGTTGCAGGTCTAAAAGATAAATGATGCCCTTAGCGTCCCCCGCTGCGAAATACCGCTGCTGGGGGTCAAGGGCAATGGCGTACAGCGGGGCTTTGATGGGCAGTGTCCACGTTTGCAGTGAGTCCTCTTTAAGGTTCCAGAGCGCCAGTTTACCGCCCTTAGTGGCGATCGCCACCCGCTGCTGATCGGCAGTAAATCGCACCTGATTAATTCCCTCCGAATCGAGGACAGGGGTTTGGGCAAGGAGGTGGCCATCGCGCTGCCAATACTTAACTCGGCCATCTTTGCCACCGGTGATTAGGGTCTGTGCCTGAGGATCTAGGGCTAAAGTCCACACACTGTCCTGTTGCGCCAGCCATTCTACGAGGCGGTTATGGTTGAGGTACCACAGGGTCATCTGACCTCCGCGATCGCTACTCAAGAGGGTGCGGCCACTGGCATCAAAGCTGACAGTGTTCACCAACCGCTCATGGCCTTGCAACTCACCGAGGAGTTCCCCTGCGGCTGACCATAGGCGTATGCTATTGTCGGTGCTGAGGGTGAGGAGTTCTTCGGGGTGGGGAGTGGTTCCCACAAAATAAACGGGGGCTGAACTCACCTGCCATTGGTTGATCTGCTGCCCATTGCGGTTCCAAAGGCGCAGAATCCCGTCTTTTCCGGCACTGGCCAGCTTGCCATTCCCTAGATAGGCTAAACTCGTCTGCGGAACGGGGACATCCGTTTGCACCCGCCATGCCTGCAATGGCTCTCCCGCCAGCGACCAGATGCGAATCCACCCAGCTTCATCGGCAGTGGCTAGGCGATCGTGACCATAGCTAAGGCTGTTGATCTGTTGACTGGGAGTCGCAATGACATCCAGCAACTCGCCAGTGGTGCGCCAGCGAAAAATTTTGCCCGTTGTTGTGGTGGCGGCAATTTCGCGACTGTCGGGGCTGAAGCGCAAATTACCAATCTCAGCATCAACTGGCGTTAAGCGGTTCTCCAACACGACCTGCTGCTTCTCAATTCGCCAGACAGAGAGTTGCCCCTGACGGTTAAGCACCGCGAGGCGATCGCCCCCAGGGTTGATGCGCACTAGAGCCACAGAGCCAATATTCAAGGAGTGACTGGCGGTTGCCTCCCCCTGCACCGTCCAAAACTGTACGGTGCCGTCTTCACTAATACTGAGCTGTTGGCCATCATGGCTGATCAGGGCGGCCACAAGGGGGGAGCGCTCACTCCGCCACTGATTGCGGGCTTGAATGCGATCCAACAGGGTATTCAGGACAAACAGAGGGCGCGTGGTGGGGTACTCGCTCAACGGGCGATCGCCCACCAGTGTTTGCAACCGCCGTCCCGCCTCTATCGCCGCTAATAATGCCGCCAGTTCTTGGGTTTGGAACTGCTCCAAAATATCATCGC harbors:
- a CDS encoding AAA-like domain-containing protein, with the protein product MRVPLESTSSYQVGGSLPTASPVYVQRQADADLLAGLVAGEFCYILNSRQMGKSSLRVQVTQQLLTMGYRCAALDITKIGSQNIQPEQWYASFVGALIQGFHLGDVVSLRSWWRDRQLVSPIQRLSEFVEEVLLPHTSEPLVIFIDEIDSLLSLPFSTDDFFAWIRACYNQRADRPEYRRLTFALFGVATPDQLIQDKQRTPFNIGRAIALSGFDLSEATPLLKGIAHLSDAPEQLLAEILAWTGGQPFLTQKLCRLLQVHAPFMSASALPTLLADFIHQHLLQDWERHDEPEHLKTIRNRLLADEQRIGRLLGLYQRILEEGGLPLDGSPEQRALCLTGLVCQRHSQLVVFNPIYAHVFDRCWIEQQFEQLRPYTEDFQAWVRSGGSDSSRLLRGQALQDALLWASGKSLSDLDYQYLSASQEANQKAIQDTLLLERQEKEAISAANRILDAARRKASRLTQRALLALGVVSVMSLGVATILVKTYGELRTTEQSLALEQTSDDILEQFQTQELAALLAAIEAGRRLQTLVGDRPLSEYPTTRPLFVLNTLLDRIQARNQWRSERSPLVAALISHDGQQLSISEDGTVQFWTVQGEATASHSLNIGSVALVRINPGGDRLAVLNRQGQLSVWRIEKQQVVLENRLTPVDAEIGNLRFSPDSREIAATTTTGKIFRWRTTGELLDVIATPSQQINSLSYGHDRLATADEAGWIRIWSLAGEPLQAWRVQTDVPVPQTSLAYLGNGKLASAGKDGILRLWNRNGQQINQWQVSSAPVYFVGTTPHPEELLTLSTDNSIRLWSAAGELLGELQGHERLVNTVSFDASGRTLLSSDRGGQMTLWYLNHNRLVEWLAQQDSVWTLALDPQAQTLITGGKDGRVKYWQRDGHLLAQTPVLDSEGINQVRFTADQQRVAIATKGGKLALWNLKEDSLQTWTLPIKAPLYAIALDPQQRYFAAGDAKGIIYLLDLQQPEHIRQWQAKGEIWSLSFHPERPLLASAGQAGVIEVWNIRRDRLAYRLDPQQGWLASVLFSADGQSLVAAGESGSVYIWTSQGGDRRSFRAHQRSIVSLSLSPDGQTIATASPDRSVRVWNRSGQLITLLDDIRAIPYSVDIQGQRNLYIAVGTEDDEVIVTPLASLPELITAACGWLQDYRTQNPAVARSCP
- the gatA gene encoding Asp-tRNA(Asn)/Glu-tRNA(Gln) amidotransferase subunit GatA; translated protein: MSVIQELHRQLVKKERSATEITQAYLERIQALEPTLHSFLTVTGDRALEQAAAVDRQIAAGETIGLLSGIPLAIKDNLCTYGVRTTCASKMLADFVPPYESTVTAKLHQAGAVMLGKTNLDEFAMGSSTENSAFGLTANPWNVECVPGGSSGGSAAAVAAGECAAALGSDTGGSIRQPASFCGVVGLKPTYGLVSRYGLVAYASSLDQIGPLAPTVTDAAILLGAIAGHDPRDATSLKVPVPDYTQALRPDLKGLRVGVIQETVSEGLQPEVKTAIEAALQTLKELGATLKELSCPRFAYGLPTYYIIAPSEASANLARYDGVNFGFRVEGAADLLEMYTQTRAQGFGAEVKRRIMIGTYALSAGYYDAYYLRAQKVRTLIKEDFANAFEQVDVLICPTSPTTAFKAGEKTADPLSMYLSDLMTIPINLAGLPGLSLPCGFDATGLPIGLQLIGNVLQEETLFRVAYAYEQATPWHQQQPSLGI
- a CDS encoding MgPME-cyclase complex family protein, whose product is MTTYYYVLASKKFLTEEEPLEEVFRERQRNYREQGKEIDFWLVPQPAFLEQPQFAEHKSRCPQPAAAIISTNQQFIQWLKLRLEYVLMGQFTSEEVPHPLASLAEV